The Argopecten irradians isolate NY chromosome 6, Ai_NY, whole genome shotgun sequence genome has a window encoding:
- the LOC138326133 gene encoding uncharacterized protein — protein MTNQPPPELDLITSDGNIAERWRKWEQTMRLYLDIALSGKNEKEKCSAFLYIIGQDGRDVYNTMNFEEGQANKIEPLFNKFKLYCQPSENTIVWRHRFNTRTQGKTESIDQFATELRTIASKCKFDALNDELIRDRIVCGVNNEKIKERLLRDQDLTLAKAISTCRASEETSHMMKNLHGEAVIASVTRRHTSHNRPRSASSSNQRGPPKQQPKFESSKTSSPSCKKCGLNS, from the coding sequence ATGACAAATCAACCCCCTCCAGAGTTAGACCTTATAACAAGTGATGGTAACATTGCTGAGAGATGGCGTAAGTGGGAACAAACTATGAGACTGTATTTAGACATAGCCTTAAGTGGCAAGaatgaaaaagaaaagtgtAGTGCCTTTCTGTACATAATCGGCCAAGATGGGAGGGACGTGTACAACACGATGAATTTTGAAGAGGGGCAGGCAAACAAAATCGAACCTCTATTCAATAAATTCAAACTTTACTGTCAGCCTAGTGAGAACACTATTGTGTGGAGGCATAGGTTTAACACTAGAACTCAAGGAAAAACTGAGAGTATTGACCAGTTCGCGACGGAACTCAGAACAATAGCGTCAAAGTGCAAGTTCGATGCTCTAAATGATGAACTTATCAGAGATCGCATAGTATGTGGCGTAAATAACGAGAAGATTAAAGAAAGACTCTTGAGAGATCAAGACTTAACTCTCGCTAAAGCGATATCGACGTGTCGTGCAAGTGAGGAAACATCTCACATGATGAAAAACTTACACGGTGAAGCCGTGATAGCAAGTGTCACTCGAAGACACACAAGTCACAACAGACCGAGATCAGCATCATCCAGTAATCAAAGAGGTCCTCCAAAACAACAACCTAAGTTTGAATCTTCAAAGACAAGCAGTCCATCGTGTAAAAAATGTGGCCTAAACTCATGA